Below is a genomic region from Deinococcus ruber.
ATTCAGTGGCGATCTGCTGCGGATCGATCTCGCGGCCAGAACAGTCGTGGGCAAGATACACGTCGGCGGCATGCCGCAGGATGTGAAACTCTCCCCTGACGGGCAGGTATACTACGTGGCTGACATGATGGCGAACGGCGTGCGTGTGATTTCGGCAGCAGGCAAGGCCCCGAAGAAAGTCGGCTTCGTCGCCACCGGGAAGGGAACGCACGGGCTGTATCCCAGCCGAGACGCGACCCGGCTGTTCATCTCCAACCGGGGCGAGGGCACGGTGTCGGTGCTGAGTTTCGCGACCCGCGAGGTGATTCGCCGGTGGGTCATTCCTGGGGGTGGCAGTCCCGATATGGGCAGCGTGTCACCCGATGGCACCCAGCTGTGGCTGTCAGGCCGGTATAGCGACGTGGTGTATGTGTTCGACACCCGCAGTGGGAAACTGACGCACCGTATCAAGGTTGGGAAGGGGCCGCACGGCCTGACGTACTTTCCGCAGCCGGGACGCTACTCACTCGGGCATACCGACAACTACCGCTGAGCGCTGGGCGCGGCAGCCGAGACACGGATAGGAAGGCGCAGTGTGGAGGAGGAAACGATGCACGTCCGTATGATCCCGGCGCAGTCTTCGACGCTCATCTGCCGGCGTGACGTCCCGGCTTCCCCCAGAAGATGGCAGACTGGAACTCCGGTGCGTCCAGGCCCTGCACAGCAGCACAGGGCCGACGTTAGGTCGCCGCGACAGATCCACGCCAGGAGAGGTCATCATGCCACAGTTCCAGAAGTTCGCTGCCCGCCACCACTCGTCCCTTACGCTGCTGCTGGGCGTGCTGCTGCCGCTGTTCATCTTCGTCCGGCTGTCCCGTGAACTGGAAGAGGACGGCGGGTTCAGTGCCGACGCCCCGCTACTGCTATTCCTGCACCGCTGGGCCACGCCGCGCACCGACCGGGCGGTGGTGCGCCTGACGGCCACGGCGGGCGTGAAGGTGATGCCGCTGCTGGCGCTGGCCGTCTCGCTGGGGCTGTGGCGGGCACGCCGACCACGTCAAGCGGCCTTTTTCTTTCTCTCGGTGGCGGGCAGCGCGGCGATCATGGAACTGGTCAAGCGGGGCGTGCAGCGCGCGCGTCCCGCGCTGTGGGTGTCGCCCGCACCCGAACGGGACACCAGCTTTCCCAGTGGGCATTCAATGGCGTCGAGCAGCTTCGCACTGGCGTCCAGCCTGCTGCTGTGGCCGACCCGCTGGCGCTTGCCCGCCGCCGGGATCGGGTTCGTGTATGCCGTACTGATCGGTGCGTCCCGGGTGTATCTCGGCGTGCACTATCCATCGGACGTGCTGGCGGCCTGGACGGCGGCCATCGCCTGGACGGCTGGGCTGTACCGCCTGATGTTCCGCAAGCCGAGCGGCACGAGGCCCACGGCTGCCCCGAGAGAGCGGGCCGCTCTCTCGACCGTCAGTACCTCACTGTTCACCCGCTCGAGTGCAGCTGTCCTGGCATCCGTTCTCAAGGGATCGGCAAGGCGTTCTTGAGCACACCATCCAAGGAGTCATGCAATGAGTGGACTGTTTTTGTTTCTGGCTGCCTTCCTGGCCTCTGCCGTCGAGATGGTCGAGGCGCTGACAATCATACTGGCGGTCGGGCTGACGCGCGGCTGGCGTTCCGCGCTGATCGGTACGGGTGCGGCCCTGCTGACGCTGGCGGTCATCATTGCGGTGTTCGGGCCGGTGCTGAACCGCATTCCGCTGGGCACCCTGCGGCTGGTCGTCGGCGGGCTGTTGCTGATCTTCGGGATTCAGTGGTGGCGCAAGGCCATCCTGCGTGCGAGCGGCTTTAAAGCGCTGCACGACGAGGACGCCACCTTCGCTGAAGAGACCGAGGTCGCCCGGCAGCAGGACCACGAACAGAAGGCCGGACTGGACTGGTACGGCTTTACCCTGACCTTCAAGAGTGTGCTGCTCGAAGGCCTGGAGGTGGCGTTCATCGTGGTGACGTTTGGTGCGGCGGCCAGGCGGCTCGATCTGGCGATCTACGGCGCGGTGGCGGCCCTGGTGCTGGTGCTGGCGGCTGGGGCGCTGCTGCACCGCCCCCTGAGCCAGGTGCCTGAGAACACCCTGAAGTTCACGGTGGGCCTGCTGCTGTCCACGTTCGGTACCTACTGGGCGTCGGAGGGTGCAGGCGCAGTCTGGCCCGGCGGGGACGCAGCGATTCTGGGGATTCTGGCGTTGTATGCGCTGGCGTCGTGGGGGTATGTGCGCGTGCTGCGACGCGAGAAGCAGGCGCAGACGGACGAGCGTCCGGTGCGGGCATGAGGTACGTCAGCGGGTTTGTTCGTTTCTGGTACGACTTCATTGTCGGAGACGACTGGCGGGTGGCTGCTGCGGTGATCGCGTCGTTGGCTCTGACCGCGCTGCTGGTCCACACCCGTATCGCGTGGGTGGTGGTGCCGCTGGCGGTACTGGTCTTTCTGGGCGTGAGCCTGCACCGGGCGGCAAAGCCCAAATAGACAGCGTGAGGTTCAAGATGATGATCACGCATGACCGCAGCGTGTTTGGGTGCAGGGAGAACCGCTGGAGTGGAGGGGGATGGCGTGCGGATCACCGATGATCGGTCGTTCCGGA
It encodes:
- a CDS encoding YVTN family beta-propeller repeat protein, with the translated sequence MLALATLSSSALAQPSVYAHTGAGMFSPAVKGVPERVYVPNGLDNTVSVIDPATYQVIHTFQVANEPQHVVPSHDLKTLYVASDQGQESLTPIDPKTSKPGKPIPTVDPYNLYFTPDGQYGIVVAENKRALNFTDPHTMQVQFSIKVPCRGINHMDFSADGKTLLAACEFSGDLLRIDLAARTVVGKIHVGGMPQDVKLSPDGQVYYVADMMANGVRVISAAGKAPKKVGFVATGKGTHGLYPSRDATRLFISNRGEGTVSVLSFATREVIRRWVIPGGGSPDMGSVSPDGTQLWLSGRYSDVVYVFDTRSGKLTHRIKVGKGPHGLTYFPQPGRYSLGHTDNYR
- a CDS encoding phosphatase PAP2 family protein, which gives rise to MPQFQKFAARHHSSLTLLLGVLLPLFIFVRLSRELEEDGGFSADAPLLLFLHRWATPRTDRAVVRLTATAGVKVMPLLALAVSLGLWRARRPRQAAFFFLSVAGSAAIMELVKRGVQRARPALWVSPAPERDTSFPSGHSMASSSFALASSLLLWPTRWRLPAAGIGFVYAVLIGASRVYLGVHYPSDVLAAWTAAIAWTAGLYRLMFRKPSGTRPTAAPRERAALSTVSTSLFTRSSAAVLASVLKGSARRS
- a CDS encoding COG4280 domain-containing protein, with amino-acid sequence MSGLFLFLAAFLASAVEMVEALTIILAVGLTRGWRSALIGTGAALLTLAVIIAVFGPVLNRIPLGTLRLVVGGLLLIFGIQWWRKAILRASGFKALHDEDATFAEETEVARQQDHEQKAGLDWYGFTLTFKSVLLEGLEVAFIVVTFGAAARRLDLAIYGAVAALVLVLAAGALLHRPLSQVPENTLKFTVGLLLSTFGTYWASEGAGAVWPGGDAAILGILALYALASWGYVRVLRREKQAQTDERPVRA